From one Triticum urartu cultivar G1812 chromosome 3, Tu2.1, whole genome shotgun sequence genomic stretch:
- the LOC125546242 gene encoding PH, RCC1 and FYVE domains-containing protein 1-like isoform X2: MPTKVAASDVIRVSTSSAPSTSSHGSAQDDYESSGDVYVWGEVICESSARAGSDAVIKSAVRQDVLLPKPLESHLVLDVYHVDCGVKHAALVTKNGEVFTWGEESGGRLGHGSREDYARPSLVNSLAVSNVDFVACGEFHTCAVTTAGELYTWGDGTHNIGLLGHGTDISHWIPKRISGALDGLQVAYVSCGTWHTALITTSGQLFTFGDGTFGVLGHGNRESISCPREVESLSGLRTIAVACGVWHTAAVVEVIVTQSSSSLSSGKLFTWGDGDKHRLGHGDKEPRVKPTCVASLIDYDFHRIACGHGLTVGLTTSGQVWSMGNTVYGQLGNPRSDGKLPCLVEEIMGEQVVQVACGSYHVAVLTVKSEVFTWGKGANGRLGHGDIDDRKIPTLVEALRDRAVRHISCGANFTAAICQHKLMPGAEQSQCTSCRQPFGFTRKRHNCHNCGHVHCNACTSRKVLRAALAPNPGKPYRVCDSCFLKLNNAIDSSAINKRKDTVPRYSGESNSDSTKLAKAIIPSNLDMIRSLDSKAAKQGKKTDALSFLRSPQMSSLLQLRDIALSGGPDLNRPVPRPTRTPAVRSVNTSRAVSPFSRKPSPPRSTTPVPTTHGLSIAKSATDNLTKKNEMLNQEVERLRGQVDSLRHRCEAQELELQKSAKKVQEAMTLVAEESAKSKAAKEVIKALTAQLKDMAERLPPDDGNDAKQSQFPNGIESHASIYSSMDLDSVHQSRNESINALNVPSLNTGRSLHPNGISGQQRSPGVNENNEVSAHRHRVSSPHDGALSNRRAHSSSDELFASSRRAADSASMDTMSLQNGEDGYRSREGTLQPKTVRRASSGELVEREPRQGLRAVWREELRAGVVGRVDPVSSVT, from the exons ATGCCCACCAAGGTGGCTGCTTCAGATGTCATCAGAGTAAGCACTTCAAGTGCCCCCAGCACATCGAGCCACGGTTCCGCGCAAGATGACTATGAATCGTCAGGCGACGTGTATGTGTGGGGTGAAGTTATCTGTGAAAGCTCTGCCAGGGCTGGTTCTGATGCGGTAATCAAGTCGGCTGTGAGGCAGGATGTCCTGCTACCGAAGCCTTTGGAGTCCCATTTAGTTCTTGATGTGTATCATGTGGACTGCGGGGTCAAGCATGCTGCTTTGGTCACCAAGAATGGGGAAGTCTTCACATGGGGTGAAGAGTCTGGAGGACGGCTTGGTCATGGATCACGAGAAGATTATGCTCGCCCCAGCCTTGTCAATTCATTAGCGGTTTCCAACGTGGATTTCGTTGCTTGTGGGGAGTTCCATACCTGTGCTGTGACAACAGCTGGGGAACTGTATACCTGGGGAGATGGAACACACAACATTGGGCTTTTGGGCCATGGTACTGACATAAGCCACTGGATTCCTAAAAGGATTTCAGGAGCACTGGACGGTCTGCAAGTTGCTTATGTTTCTTGTGGAACCTGGCATACAGCCTTGATTACAACAAGTGGCCAGTTATTTACCTTTGGTGATGGTACTTTTGGAGTTTTAGGCCATGGAAACCGAGAAAGTATTTCATGTCCGAGGGAGGTCGAGTCTTTATCGGGGCTGAGAACAATTGCTGTCGCCTGTGGTGTGTGGCACACTGCAGCTGTTGTAGAAGTTATAGTGACTCAGTCTAGTTCAAGTTTATCTTCTGGAAAGCTCTTCACATGGGGAGATGGCGACAAACATCGACTTGGTCATGGTGACAAGGAACCACGAGTTAAGCCGACATGTGTGGCTTCACTCATTGATTACGATTTTCACAGGATAGCATGCGGCCATGGCCTTACTGTGGGTCTGACAACATCTGGACAGGTTTGGAGCATGGGTAATACTGTTTATGGCCAGCTTGGAAATCCTCGCTCAGATGGTAAGCTCCCATGTTTAGTCGAAGAGATTATGGGTGAACAGGTTGTTCAAGTTGCTTGTGGTTCCTACCATGTTGCGGTTTTAACAGTTAAGAGTGAAGTTTTTACATGGGGAAAAGGAGCCAATGGAAGGTTGGGCCATGGAGATATAGACGACAGGAAAATACCTACGCTGGTTGAAGCCTTACGAGACAGAGCTGTTCGGCACATTTCCTGTGGTGCGAACTTCACAGCGGCCATATGCCAACATAAGTTGATGCCAGGAGCGGAGCAGTCGCAATGCACCTCATGTAGGCAACCATTTGGGTTTACCCGGAAGAGGCATAACTGCCATAATTGCGGACATGTCCATTGCAATGCGTGCACTTCGCGAAAGGTGTTGAGGGCAGCGTTGGCTCCCAATCCTGGAAAGCCTTACCGTGTTTGTGATTCTTGTTTTCTGAAACTGAACAATGCCATTGACTCCAGTGCAATTAATAAGAGGAAAGATACCGTGCCTCGCTACTCAGGTGAAAGCAATTCTGATAGTACTAAATTAGCTAAAGCAATTATCCCTAGTAATTTGGATATGATTAGAAGTTTGGATAGCAAGGCAGCAAAACAAGGGAAGAAAACAGACGCTCTTTCATTTCTTCGGTCTCCTCAAATGAGTTCACTTCTTCAGTTGAGGGATATTGCTTTATCTGGTGGGCCTGATCTGAACAGACCAGTTCCAAGACCAACTCGCACACCAGCAGTTCGATCGGTAAATACTTCCAGGGCTGTCTCCCCTTTCTCTCGTAAGCCTAGTCCGCCACGTTCTACCACACCAGTTCCGACAACTCATGGCCTTTCTATTGCGAAAAGTGCTACTGATAATCTTACGAAAAAGAACGAGATGTTAAATCAGGAAGTTGAAAGACTCCGCGGACAG GTCGACAGTCTGAGGCACCGGTGTGAGGCTCAAGAACTTGAGCTACAGAAGTCTGCTAAGAAAGTACAAGAGGCCATGACTCTGGTTGCAGAGGAGTCTGCGAAGTCCAAAGCTGCTAAGGAAGTCATAAAAGCCCTAACAGCACAG CTCAAGGACATGGCTGAAAGACTGCCTCCAGATGATGGCAACGATGCAAAGCAGTCACAGTTCCCAAATGGAATCGAGTCTCATGCTTCCATTTACTCTAGCATGGATTTGGATTCAGTTCACCAGTCACGGAATGAGTCTATCAATGCATTGAACGTGCCTAGCCTGAACACTGGACGATCCTTGCACCCAAATGGAATCTCAGGTCAGCAGAGATCGCCGGGTGTTAATGAAAACAATGAAGTGAGTGCTCACAGACACAGGGTTTCAAGCCCCCATGACGGCGCACTTTCGAATCGAAGAGCGCACAGCAGTAGTGATGAATTATTCGCCTCAAGCCGCAGAGCGGCTGATAGTGCTAGCATGGATACTATGTCCCTCCAAAATGGCGAGGATGGTTACAGATCTCGAG AGGGTACGCTTCAG CCGAAGACGGTTCGGCGAGCATCAAGCGGAGAGCTGGTGGAACGAGAACCACGACAAGGTCTACGAGCGGTATGGCGTGAGGAGCTCCGAGCGGGTGTCGTCGGCCGCGTCGACCCGGTCAGCTCGGTGACTTGA
- the LOC125546242 gene encoding PH, RCC1 and FYVE domains-containing protein 1-like isoform X1, with protein MPTKVAASDVIRVSTSSAPSTSSHGSAQDDYESSGDVYVWGEVICESSARAGSDAVIKSAVRQDVLLPKPLESHLVLDVYHVDCGVKHAALVTKNGEVFTWGEESGGRLGHGSREDYARPSLVNSLAVSNVDFVACGEFHTCAVTTAGELYTWGDGTHNIGLLGHGTDISHWIPKRISGALDGLQVAYVSCGTWHTALITTSGQLFTFGDGTFGVLGHGNRESISCPREVESLSGLRTIAVACGVWHTAAVVEVIVTQSSSSLSSGKLFTWGDGDKHRLGHGDKEPRVKPTCVASLIDYDFHRIACGHGLTVGLTTSGQVWSMGNTVYGQLGNPRSDGKLPCLVEEIMGEQVVQVACGSYHVAVLTVKSEVFTWGKGANGRLGHGDIDDRKIPTLVEALRDRAVRHISCGANFTAAICQHKLMPGAEQSQCTSCRQPFGFTRKRHNCHNCGHVHCNACTSRKVLRAALAPNPGKPYRVCDSCFLKLNNAIDSSAINKRKDTVPRYSGESNSDSTKLAKAIIPSNLDMIRSLDSKAAKQGKKTDALSFLRSPQMSSLLQLRDIALSGGPDLNRPVPRPTRTPAVRSVNTSRAVSPFSRKPSPPRSTTPVPTTHGLSIAKSATDNLTKKNEMLNQEVERLRGQVDSLRHRCEAQELELQKSAKKVQEAMTLVAEESAKSKAAKEVIKALTAQLKDMAERLPPDDGNDAKQSQFPNGIESHASIYSSMDLDSVHQSRNESINALNVPSLNTGRSLHPNGISGQQRSPGVNENNEVSAHRHRVSSPHDGALSNRRAHSSSDELFASSRRAADSASMDTMSLQNGEDGYRSRGTLSLSSPEVKAEWIEQYEQGVYITLTTLLDGTRDLKRVRFSRRRFGEHQAESWWNENHDKVYERYGVRSSERVSSAASTRSAR; from the exons ATGCCCACCAAGGTGGCTGCTTCAGATGTCATCAGAGTAAGCACTTCAAGTGCCCCCAGCACATCGAGCCACGGTTCCGCGCAAGATGACTATGAATCGTCAGGCGACGTGTATGTGTGGGGTGAAGTTATCTGTGAAAGCTCTGCCAGGGCTGGTTCTGATGCGGTAATCAAGTCGGCTGTGAGGCAGGATGTCCTGCTACCGAAGCCTTTGGAGTCCCATTTAGTTCTTGATGTGTATCATGTGGACTGCGGGGTCAAGCATGCTGCTTTGGTCACCAAGAATGGGGAAGTCTTCACATGGGGTGAAGAGTCTGGAGGACGGCTTGGTCATGGATCACGAGAAGATTATGCTCGCCCCAGCCTTGTCAATTCATTAGCGGTTTCCAACGTGGATTTCGTTGCTTGTGGGGAGTTCCATACCTGTGCTGTGACAACAGCTGGGGAACTGTATACCTGGGGAGATGGAACACACAACATTGGGCTTTTGGGCCATGGTACTGACATAAGCCACTGGATTCCTAAAAGGATTTCAGGAGCACTGGACGGTCTGCAAGTTGCTTATGTTTCTTGTGGAACCTGGCATACAGCCTTGATTACAACAAGTGGCCAGTTATTTACCTTTGGTGATGGTACTTTTGGAGTTTTAGGCCATGGAAACCGAGAAAGTATTTCATGTCCGAGGGAGGTCGAGTCTTTATCGGGGCTGAGAACAATTGCTGTCGCCTGTGGTGTGTGGCACACTGCAGCTGTTGTAGAAGTTATAGTGACTCAGTCTAGTTCAAGTTTATCTTCTGGAAAGCTCTTCACATGGGGAGATGGCGACAAACATCGACTTGGTCATGGTGACAAGGAACCACGAGTTAAGCCGACATGTGTGGCTTCACTCATTGATTACGATTTTCACAGGATAGCATGCGGCCATGGCCTTACTGTGGGTCTGACAACATCTGGACAGGTTTGGAGCATGGGTAATACTGTTTATGGCCAGCTTGGAAATCCTCGCTCAGATGGTAAGCTCCCATGTTTAGTCGAAGAGATTATGGGTGAACAGGTTGTTCAAGTTGCTTGTGGTTCCTACCATGTTGCGGTTTTAACAGTTAAGAGTGAAGTTTTTACATGGGGAAAAGGAGCCAATGGAAGGTTGGGCCATGGAGATATAGACGACAGGAAAATACCTACGCTGGTTGAAGCCTTACGAGACAGAGCTGTTCGGCACATTTCCTGTGGTGCGAACTTCACAGCGGCCATATGCCAACATAAGTTGATGCCAGGAGCGGAGCAGTCGCAATGCACCTCATGTAGGCAACCATTTGGGTTTACCCGGAAGAGGCATAACTGCCATAATTGCGGACATGTCCATTGCAATGCGTGCACTTCGCGAAAGGTGTTGAGGGCAGCGTTGGCTCCCAATCCTGGAAAGCCTTACCGTGTTTGTGATTCTTGTTTTCTGAAACTGAACAATGCCATTGACTCCAGTGCAATTAATAAGAGGAAAGATACCGTGCCTCGCTACTCAGGTGAAAGCAATTCTGATAGTACTAAATTAGCTAAAGCAATTATCCCTAGTAATTTGGATATGATTAGAAGTTTGGATAGCAAGGCAGCAAAACAAGGGAAGAAAACAGACGCTCTTTCATTTCTTCGGTCTCCTCAAATGAGTTCACTTCTTCAGTTGAGGGATATTGCTTTATCTGGTGGGCCTGATCTGAACAGACCAGTTCCAAGACCAACTCGCACACCAGCAGTTCGATCGGTAAATACTTCCAGGGCTGTCTCCCCTTTCTCTCGTAAGCCTAGTCCGCCACGTTCTACCACACCAGTTCCGACAACTCATGGCCTTTCTATTGCGAAAAGTGCTACTGATAATCTTACGAAAAAGAACGAGATGTTAAATCAGGAAGTTGAAAGACTCCGCGGACAG GTCGACAGTCTGAGGCACCGGTGTGAGGCTCAAGAACTTGAGCTACAGAAGTCTGCTAAGAAAGTACAAGAGGCCATGACTCTGGTTGCAGAGGAGTCTGCGAAGTCCAAAGCTGCTAAGGAAGTCATAAAAGCCCTAACAGCACAG CTCAAGGACATGGCTGAAAGACTGCCTCCAGATGATGGCAACGATGCAAAGCAGTCACAGTTCCCAAATGGAATCGAGTCTCATGCTTCCATTTACTCTAGCATGGATTTGGATTCAGTTCACCAGTCACGGAATGAGTCTATCAATGCATTGAACGTGCCTAGCCTGAACACTGGACGATCCTTGCACCCAAATGGAATCTCAGGTCAGCAGAGATCGCCGGGTGTTAATGAAAACAATGAAGTGAGTGCTCACAGACACAGGGTTTCAAGCCCCCATGACGGCGCACTTTCGAATCGAAGAGCGCACAGCAGTAGTGATGAATTATTCGCCTCAAGCCGCAGAGCGGCTGATAGTGCTAGCATGGATACTATGTCCCTCCAAAATGGCGAGGATGGTTACAGATCTCGAGGTACGTTGTCACTGTCCAGTCCCGAAGTTAAGGCCGAATGGATTGAACAGTATGAACAAGGTGTATACATAACACTGACGACGCTTCTTGATGGGACTCGGGATCTCAAGAGGGTACGCTTCAG CCGAAGACGGTTCGGCGAGCATCAAGCGGAGAGCTGGTGGAACGAGAACCACGACAAGGTCTACGAGCGGTATGGCGTGAGGAGCTCCGAGCGGGTGTCGTCGGCCGCGTCGACCCGGTCAGCTCGGTGA
- the LOC125546244 gene encoding protein MITOFERRINLIKE 1, chloroplastic-like: MPPARRPREPLSLSLPGAGGRSQDFPSLFSDLTSLLLHHSPAAAATPHGRAPVFSSSTLSIPAPAAPAQAQAQSQPQAPTPLERAAIGACAGAAAGAFTYAALLPLDAVKTRLQAGAASRGSWQVFADILRADGPLGLYRGLSAVILGSATSSAIYFGTCELAKSLLRPHLPPFLVPPLAGASGNISSSAIMVPKELITQRLQSGAATGRSWQVLLQILQADGFFGLYTGYAATLLRNLPAGVLSYSSFEYLKAFALSKSNAANLTPGESVLCGALAGAISAGLTTPLDVVKTRLMTRVGAAQGSRTVVGTMQEVIAEEGLMGLSRGIGPRVLHSACFAAIGYCAFETARLMILKSYLESCERKAAAETKTGVAAA; encoded by the coding sequence ATGCCGCCGGCGAGACGCCCGAGGGAGCCGCTCTCCCTCTCGCTCCCGGGCGCCGGCGGCCGCTCGCAGGACTTCCCCTCGCTCTTCTCCGACCTCACCTCGCTCCTCCTCCACCactcccccgccgccgccgccaccccccaCGGCCGCGCCCCGGTCTTCTCCTCCTCCACGCTCTCCAtccccgcccccgccgccccggCGCAGGCGCAGGCGCAGTCCCAGCCGCAGGCGCCGACGCCGCTGGAGCGGGCGGCCATCGGGGCgtgcgcgggggcggcggcgggggcctTCACCTACGCGGCGCTGCTGCCGCTCGACGCCGTCAAGACGCGGCTCCAGGCGGGGGCCGCCTCGCGCGGCTCCTGGCAGGTGTTCGCCGACATCCTCCGCGCCGACGGCCCCCTCGGCCTCTACCGGGGCCTCTCCGCCGTCATCCTCGGCTCCGCCACCTCCTCCGCCATCTACTTCGGCACCTGCGAGCTCGCCAAGTCGCTGCTGCGCCCGCACCTCCCCCCGTTCCTCGTGCCCCCGCTCGCCGGCGCCAGCGGCAACATCTCCTCCTCGGCCATCATGGTGCCCAAGGAGCTCATCACGCAGCGCCTCCAGTCGGGCGCCGCCACGGGCCGCTCCTGGCAGGTGCTGCTCCAGATCCTCCAGGCCGACGGCTTCTTCGGCCTCTACACGGGGTACGCAGCCACCCTGCTCCGGAACCTCCCCGCCGGCGTGCTCAGCTACTCCTCCTTCGAGTACCTCAAGGCCTTCGCCCTCAGCAAGAGCAACGCCGCCAACCTGACGCCGGGGGAGAGCGTGCTGTGCGGCGCGCTCGCCGGCGCGATATCCGCGGGGCTCACCACCCCGCTCGACGTTGTCAAGACCCGGCTGATGACCAGGGTGGGCGCCGCCCAGGGGAGCCGCACGGTGGTGGGCACCATGCAGGAGGTCATCGCCGAGGAAGGCCTGATGGGTCTGTCCCGGGGGATCGGACCGAGGGTCCTGCACAGCGCCTGCTTCGCTGCGATTGGCTACTGCGCCTTCGAGACGGCCAGGCTCATGATCCTCAAGTCATACCTTGAATCGTGCGAGAGGAAGGCCGCTGCCGAGACCAAGACCGGAGTTGCCGCTGCCTGA